From the genome of Scytonema hofmannii PCC 7110, one region includes:
- a CDS encoding MgtC/SapB family protein produces MARIAQGVATGVGFLGAGIILRQARPELGREEVKGLTSAASIWLAGGLGVAAGCGLWRMSLIGTLVTLVVLSGLQRLKKSNLKSSNSSNNYNQRTTTEDEAS; encoded by the coding sequence ATGGCTCGGATTGCACAGGGGGTAGCGACAGGCGTTGGATTTTTGGGAGCCGGAATAATTTTGCGACAGGCTCGACCGGAACTAGGTAGGGAAGAAGTCAAAGGACTAACAAGCGCTGCAAGTATTTGGTTGGCGGGTGGATTGGGAGTAGCTGCAGGTTGTGGTTTATGGCGAATGAGTTTAATTGGAACGCTTGTGACGCTCGTGGTCTTGAGTGGACTGCAGCGACTCAAAAAATCCAACTTGAAAAGCTCTAATAGCTCTAACAACTATAATCAGAGGACAACAACAGAAGATGAAGCTTCATAA
- a CDS encoding HAD hydrolase family protein: protein MTLPSPHAFVQSATVSFDRVSDIYDSTRGLPPGVSEQITETILKIVSPTPDTKFFETGIGTGRIALPIIQKGYSYTGIDISEKMLDELRSKLQGINHRATLYAGDAANLPFGERSFDVAITVHVFHLIANWQKALAEDQAIQTLVENYGLRESEIVVFGDQINDIKMFKIADRAIAVANADAKLKRYATLVIGSNTEDSVVKYIHQDFCERIIAH from the coding sequence ATGACTCTACCATCACCTCATGCTTTTGTTCAATCGGCAACTGTTTCATTTGATCGCGTCTCTGATATTTACGACTCAACACGAGGACTACCTCCTGGTGTCTCCGAACAAATCACTGAAACTATTCTCAAAATAGTTTCACCTACACCAGATACTAAATTCTTTGAAACGGGTATTGGTACTGGCAGAATTGCTCTGCCCATTATCCAAAAAGGCTATTCTTATACAGGTATAGATATTTCCGAGAAAATGCTAGATGAGTTACGTAGCAAGCTACAAGGCATAAATCATCGAGCCACATTGTATGCTGGTGATGCAGCTAACTTACCGTTTGGCGAACGCTCCTTTGATGTTGCTATTACGGTGCATGTATTCCATCTCATTGCTAATTGGCAAAAGGCACTAGCAGAAGACCAAGCTATTCAGACTCTGGTCGAGAATTATGGGTTAAGGGAAAGTGAGATTGTGGTCTTTGGAGATCAAATTAATGACATCAAAATGTTTAAAATTGCTGACCGTGCGATCGCTGTTGCTAACGCAGATGCTAAACTAAAGCGTTACGCGACACTAGTCATTGGCTCAAACACAGAAGATAGCGTTGTTAAATACATTCATCAGGATTTTTGCGAAAGAATTATAGCTCATTAA
- a CDS encoding cupin domain-containing protein: protein MHTEFTEITNETDLIPLQADTSLLEAPHKFTNGDLKTLEEIVEFNPRFFVRRRIFKTDSMHFNIYCIEPGQSNPLHKHSGSDEICYFVQGTGDVIVGDEIAAVEPGACVHIPKDVGHEIINTGTERMIVVLAQSPLPCAHEKVPNPPSQFRRVKLDH from the coding sequence ATGCATACCGAATTTACCGAAATTACTAATGAAACTGACTTGATTCCTCTCCAAGCAGATACCAGTCTTCTAGAAGCGCCTCACAAGTTCACCAACGGCGATCTCAAAACTTTAGAAGAAATTGTTGAGTTCAATCCCCGTTTCTTTGTACGGCGACGAATTTTTAAGACCGACTCCATGCACTTCAATATCTACTGTATTGAGCCGGGACAATCAAATCCACTGCACAAACACTCAGGGAGTGATGAGATTTGCTACTTTGTGCAAGGTACAGGAGATGTGATTGTGGGTGATGAGATTGCGGCTGTAGAACCTGGAGCTTGTGTTCATATTCCCAAAGATGTAGGACATGAAATTATCAATACTGGTACGGAAAGAATGATTGTGGTGTTGGCTCAATCTCCCCTACCCTGCGCTCATGAAAAAGTGCCTAACCCACCATCGCAGTTTCGTAGAGTCAAGTTAGACCATTAA
- a CDS encoding 2-phosphosulfolactate phosphatase — MIYNQAEFDIRCEWGIQGVSQLAPISDVIVIVDILSFSTSVEIATNNGAIIYPYRWRDDSAVEYAKSVQAELLRGRLSQEGYSLSPASLTKIPAGTKLVVPSPNGSTLTLLTGKTPTIAGSLRNCEAVAKFAQRQGNRIAVIPAGEKWEDDTLRPAFEDLVGAGAILSFLNGSFSPEAETAVAAFHTFKKDLLGYLKKCSSGKELIAKGFELDVELAAAFNVSDCVPLLIENFYINSKKERSPASDSPNT, encoded by the coding sequence ATGATTTACAATCAAGCAGAATTTGACATCCGCTGTGAGTGGGGTATACAAGGTGTTTCTCAACTCGCACCCATTAGTGATGTCATTGTCATAGTCGATATTTTGTCTTTCTCAACTTCTGTAGAAATTGCTACGAACAATGGGGCAATTATTTATCCTTACCGATGGAGAGATGATTCTGCTGTTGAGTATGCAAAGTCTGTGCAAGCAGAATTATTAAGAGGTCGTTTATCTCAAGAAGGCTATTCACTTTCCCCTGCATCGTTAACTAAAATTCCTGCAGGGACTAAGTTAGTTGTGCCATCACCTAACGGCTCAACTTTGACACTACTAACTGGTAAAACTCCCACTATAGCTGGGAGTTTACGAAACTGTGAAGCTGTGGCAAAATTTGCCCAAAGGCAGGGAAATCGAATTGCAGTTATTCCCGCAGGAGAAAAGTGGGAAGATGATACACTAAGACCAGCTTTTGAAGATTTAGTTGGTGCTGGAGCAATTCTTAGTTTTTTGAATGGTAGTTTTTCTCCAGAAGCAGAAACTGCTGTCGCTGCATTTCATACTTTTAAGAAAGATTTGCTAGGGTACTTAAAAAAATGTAGTTCGGGAAAAGAGTTAATTGCCAAAGGTTTTGAGTTAGATGTTGAATTAGCAGCAGCTTTCAATGTTAGTGATTGTGTACCTTTATTGATTGAAAACTTTTATATCAATAGCAAAAAAGAGCGATCGCCTGCCTCAGATTCCCCAAACACTTAA
- a CDS encoding LLM class flavin-dependent oxidoreductase, whose amino-acid sequence MSGKKQLKLGAFMRPVSIHTGAWRYPGALPDANFNFPALKRFIQKLEQGKFDAFFMADHLAVLNMPINALKRSHTVTSFEPFTLLSALATVTEHIGLVATASTTYDQPFHIARRFASLDHISGGRAGWNVVTTSNPDAALNFGLTEEVEHDERYLRAREFYDVVTGLWDSFADDAFIRDVESGIYFDPAKLHVLGHKGKYLSVRGPLNIARPVQGWPVIVQAGASEAGRQLAAETAEAVFAPAGNLEAGKALFADIKGRARAIRRDPEGIKILPGVLVIVGETVAEARAKRTHLDSLIHYDSGIASLNIALGYDVSGFDPDGPLPEIPHTNGSHSGRERTIALAQRENLTIRQLAQRIGSYGGLAFVGTPQTIADEMEQWLTEEGSDGFNVMFPFLPEGLDDFVDKVVPELQRRGIFRQEYEGKTLRENLGLARPANRFFETTNESVSYSNFQLGALS is encoded by the coding sequence ATGAGCGGTAAGAAGCAATTGAAACTGGGCGCTTTCATGCGTCCTGTCAGCATACATACAGGTGCTTGGCGCTATCCTGGAGCTTTGCCTGATGCTAATTTTAACTTTCCAGCATTGAAACGATTTATCCAAAAACTAGAGCAGGGCAAGTTCGACGCATTCTTTATGGCCGATCATTTGGCGGTTCTCAATATGCCGATTAATGCGCTCAAGCGCAGTCACACCGTCACTTCCTTCGAGCCTTTCACCTTACTTTCTGCCCTCGCAACCGTTACCGAACATATTGGGTTAGTCGCTACTGCTTCAACGACCTACGATCAGCCTTTCCACATTGCTCGTCGCTTCGCCTCTCTCGATCATATCAGTGGCGGTCGCGCTGGCTGGAACGTTGTCACTACATCCAATCCAGATGCTGCGCTTAACTTCGGTTTGACAGAGGAAGTCGAGCATGATGAACGCTATCTCAGGGCTAGGGAATTCTATGATGTTGTAACGGGTCTTTGGGATTCTTTCGCTGATGATGCGTTTATCCGAGATGTGGAATCTGGGATTTATTTCGATCCCGCAAAACTTCACGTTTTAGGTCACAAGGGAAAATATCTCTCGGTGCGGGGACCATTGAATATCGCTAGACCCGTCCAAGGTTGGCCAGTCATCGTCCAGGCGGGAGCCTCTGAAGCAGGACGGCAATTAGCTGCCGAAACCGCTGAGGCCGTATTTGCACCTGCTGGTAATCTGGAGGCAGGTAAGGCTTTATTTGCAGATATTAAGGGGCGAGCGCGGGCGATCAGACGTGACCCTGAAGGCATTAAAATTCTTCCAGGTGTCTTAGTCATCGTGGGTGAAACCGTTGCAGAGGCGCGTGCTAAGCGTACACATTTGGACAGCTTAATACACTATGACAGTGGAATAGCTAGCCTGAATATCGCACTTGGCTATGACGTTTCTGGCTTCGATCCAGACGGACCTTTACCTGAAATTCCACACACTAACGGCAGTCATAGCGGGCGAGAACGAACGATCGCACTGGCGCAACGCGAGAATCTGACTATTCGACAGCTGGCTCAACGCATTGGCAGTTACGGAGGTTTGGCTTTTGTTGGTACTCCCCAAACTATCGCTGATGAAATGGAGCAATGGCTGACTGAGGAGGGATCTGATGGTTTCAACGTCATGTTTCCTTTTCTTCCTGAGGGGTTGGATGATTTTGTGGACAAGGTTGTGCCAGAACTCCAACGACGTGGGATCTTTCGTCAGGAATATGAGGGCAAGACGTTACGGGAAAATTTGGGGCTTGCTCGCCCTGCTAATCGCTTCTTTGAGACTACAAATGAGTCTGTAAGCTACAGCAATTTTCAATTGGGTGCATTATCTTAA
- a CDS encoding aliphatic sulfonate ABC transporter substrate-binding protein, which yields MENLRHILQALFKNKPLSVCVKSLLVALFILAGCSDRNSLQSNSTSTDAPTNSASSKLKVINVGHQNGTPGLNLLKARGLLEKRLTPQGIQVKWISFQGGPPMMEAMAAGSVDIGNVGNLPPVFAQAGGNPIVYVAATGSNAGAQAIIVPKNSLIETLADLKGKKLAIQKGTALQYFVLRALASAKLKLNDIKPVYLTIPDSTTAFEGGNVDALPIGDPYLASRELDGTARVLVRGSDVAPQRAFYIATENFTKNHPDLLKIILEEQRNAEEWAKANSERVAKLLTEQTKYKPEAWEFALKQRPYFGVFEMKDEFVAEQQQVVDLFYSQKLIPKTFQVKDAVWKP from the coding sequence ATGGAAAACCTTCGTCATATCTTACAGGCATTGTTTAAGAACAAACCACTCAGTGTCTGCGTTAAAAGCCTGTTAGTAGCGCTTTTCATCTTAGCAGGTTGTAGCGATCGCAATAGCTTACAAAGCAATAGTACTAGTACAGACGCACCAACTAATAGTGCTTCATCAAAGCTGAAAGTAATTAATGTTGGTCATCAGAACGGTACACCTGGTCTCAATTTACTCAAGGCGCGGGGGTTGTTGGAGAAGCGTCTTACCCCACAAGGCATTCAAGTCAAGTGGATATCCTTCCAAGGAGGACCACCTATGATGGAGGCTATGGCAGCAGGCAGTGTTGATATTGGAAATGTAGGAAACCTACCACCTGTTTTTGCTCAAGCTGGAGGTAATCCGATTGTTTATGTTGCAGCGACTGGTTCTAACGCAGGCGCTCAGGCTATTATCGTACCTAAAAACTCTTTGATCGAGACTCTTGCCGATTTGAAGGGAAAGAAATTGGCAATTCAGAAAGGAACGGCGCTGCAATACTTTGTGCTAAGAGCCTTAGCAAGTGCAAAACTAAAGTTGAATGATATTAAACCTGTATACTTGACTATTCCCGATAGCACCACTGCTTTTGAAGGCGGTAACGTCGATGCCTTGCCTATTGGCGATCCTTATCTTGCCTCAAGAGAGTTAGATGGTACTGCACGTGTGTTGGTGAGAGGTTCAGATGTGGCACCGCAACGTGCTTTTTACATCGCTACGGAAAATTTTACCAAAAATCACCCCGATCTATTAAAGATTATTTTGGAAGAGCAACGAAATGCAGAAGAATGGGCAAAAGCAAATTCCGAGCGAGTTGCCAAACTGCTAACAGAGCAAACTAAATATAAGCCAGAGGCTTGGGAATTTGCTTTAAAGCAGCGTCCTTATTTTGGCGTGTTCGAGATGAAAGATGAATTTGTTGCCGAACAACAGCAAGTCGTTGATTTGTTCTATAGCCAAAAGCTGATTCCAAAAACTTTTCAGGTCAAAGATGCAGTCTGGAAACCTTAA
- a CDS encoding bile acid:sodium symporter family protein, protein MNEIISILDKIAFLAFVVATMFGTGLKLTVQQIWQPLCNVRLVIFSLLTNFVLVPLFVYLLLQVIPLTEPVKDGLIVMALASGPPALPKLAQIVKGNLAFSTGLMMLLMFGTVFYMPLVLPLVLQGVEVNSWDIAKPLIFLMLTPLGIGLLIKAKYEAIAVNIQPIAFKISNLGLILGLAVRLIVHFNEIIILLKTGVIFVCAIFIVFSFTVGYLLGGPGIDTQRVLGVGTAQRNFAAALLIGTSNFDDPNVVSIIMVTSLLMMVIVMILGQKLPELDQVQTKEVEQMEIS, encoded by the coding sequence ATGAACGAAATTATCTCAATACTAGACAAAATAGCTTTTTTAGCATTTGTTGTTGCCACTATGTTTGGAACAGGTTTAAAGTTAACTGTACAACAAATTTGGCAACCTCTCTGTAATGTCCGCTTAGTGATTTTCTCATTGCTAACAAATTTTGTCTTAGTGCCACTTTTTGTGTATTTACTGCTGCAAGTCATACCTCTCACCGAACCCGTGAAAGATGGTTTAATTGTCATGGCATTAGCATCTGGTCCTCCAGCTTTACCTAAACTTGCCCAAATAGTGAAGGGAAATTTAGCTTTTTCTACAGGACTGATGATGTTGTTAATGTTCGGTACAGTCTTTTATATGCCGCTCGTACTACCATTAGTTTTACAAGGTGTAGAAGTTAATTCTTGGGATATTGCCAAACCCTTAATATTTCTCATGTTAACACCCTTAGGAATTGGGTTATTAATTAAGGCAAAATATGAAGCGATCGCTGTCAATATTCAACCAATAGCTTTCAAAATATCTAATCTTGGTTTAATTTTAGGTTTAGCTGTAAGGCTGATAGTACACTTCAACGAGATTATTATTTTATTAAAAACTGGTGTTATCTTTGTTTGTGCCATTTTTATTGTATTCTCCTTTACTGTGGGTTATCTTTTAGGTGGTCCTGGCATTGATACCCAGAGAGTGCTAGGAGTAGGAACTGCTCAACGCAATTTTGCCGCAGCATTGTTAATAGGTACGAGTAATTTCGACGATCCAAATGTGGTGAGCATCATTATGGTAACGAGTTTATTAATGATGGTAATAGTGATGATTTTGGGACAAAAGTTACCAGAACTCGACCAAGTACAGACGAAAGAGGTCGAACAGATGGAAATTTCGTAA
- a CDS encoding 4Fe-4S binding protein codes for MIELVSHKLCINCNLCVQVCPTNVFDSIPNQPPAIARKEDCQTCFVCEAYCPADALYVAPESHTDVTVNEDDLIESGIMGEYRRILGWGYGRKNNSELDTAHKLRHLPRPYQS; via the coding sequence ATGATTGAGCTTGTTAGCCATAAACTGTGTATCAATTGCAATCTGTGCGTCCAAGTTTGTCCTACCAATGTTTTTGATTCTATACCCAATCAACCACCTGCGATCGCTCGAAAAGAAGATTGCCAAACTTGTTTTGTATGTGAAGCGTACTGTCCTGCTGATGCACTCTATGTTGCTCCTGAATCTCATACCGATGTTACAGTCAATGAGGATGATTTAATTGAAAGTGGCATAATGGGAGAATATCGTCGCATTTTGGGTTGGGGATATGGCAGAAAAAATAATAGTGAATTGGATACAGCCCATAAACTGCGCCATTTGCCACGCCCCTATCAAAGTTGA
- a CDS encoding M14 family zinc carboxypeptidase, giving the protein MAQKRGVKHSTRLPYQWRQEYQQAGAGPYPTSEPEVRAIVQFITTHPNITGALTFHTFSGVLIRAYSYQSDEELSVKDLRTYKHIGKKGTELTDYPAISAFHEFRYDPKGFISGTFHDWVYEHLGIFGWTVEIWSPQRQAGITQYKYIEWNQEHPLEDDLKLLRWSDEKLAGKGYIDWYPFDHPQLGQVELGGWDIMYAWSNPPPEFLEKEISRFPDWLVWHLLISPCLEIYEASVHNLGNGTYRVRLVIHNTGWLPTYVTEKALEKKLVQGCICEIELPTGATLEVGQPREDLGQLEGRAYKPSSSPIRRVADSTSDRGKVEWVVQSIQGGTVKLSARHERAGFVSTEVTLPL; this is encoded by the coding sequence TTGGCTCAAAAACGCGGCGTTAAACATTCAACGCGACTTCCATATCAGTGGCGTCAGGAGTATCAGCAGGCAGGGGCAGGACCTTATCCAACTTCTGAACCGGAAGTGCGAGCGATCGTACAATTTATTACCACCCATCCCAACATTACAGGAGCTCTTACCTTCCACACCTTCAGTGGTGTTTTAATTCGTGCCTACAGCTACCAAAGCGATGAGGAACTATCTGTTAAAGATTTACGTACCTATAAGCACATTGGTAAAAAAGGGACTGAACTAACTGATTACCCAGCTATTTCTGCATTTCATGAGTTTCGCTACGATCCCAAAGGCTTCATTAGTGGTACTTTTCACGACTGGGTTTATGAACATCTAGGTATATTTGGCTGGACAGTGGAAATTTGGAGTCCCCAACGCCAAGCAGGAATTACTCAGTATAAATATATTGAATGGAATCAAGAACATCCTCTAGAAGATGACCTTAAACTTTTACGCTGGAGCGATGAAAAACTAGCAGGAAAAGGCTATATTGATTGGTATCCGTTCGATCATCCCCAACTTGGTCAAGTCGAACTTGGTGGTTGGGATATTATGTATGCTTGGTCTAATCCGCCACCAGAGTTTTTAGAAAAGGAAATTTCCCGTTTTCCAGACTGGTTAGTTTGGCACTTACTCATTTCTCCCTGCTTGGAGATTTACGAAGCGAGCGTTCATAACTTGGGTAATGGAACCTATCGAGTTAGACTGGTTATACATAACACAGGTTGGCTACCCACTTACGTTACTGAAAAAGCTTTAGAGAAAAAGCTAGTGCAGGGTTGTATTTGTGAAATTGAACTACCTACTGGTGCAACTTTAGAAGTTGGTCAACCGCGTGAAGATTTAGGTCAATTAGAAGGACGCGCTTATAAGCCTTCTTCGTCTCCTATTCGGCGGGTGGCAGACTCTACTTCAGATAGGGGGAAGGTGGAATGGGTTGTCCAATCTATCCAAGGTGGTACAGTCAAATTATCAGCCCGTCACGAGCGTGCTGGATTTGTATCCACTGAAGTGACTTTACCTCTATGA
- a CDS encoding NUDIX hydrolase, with product MSQKVSKVFQQSGVIPYRVQDGKIEVLLITTRNYQRWVVPKGGISNGMSPPNSAAKEAWEEAGIVGQVDTHELGSYKYRKRGKSYQVKMYLLPVQEVSEDYPEVGQRQRQWLDVNKAIKRVKLTSLKRILRQCLKNKSRLSVLTYYSN from the coding sequence ATGAGTCAAAAAGTCAGCAAAGTGTTTCAGCAGTCCGGAGTAATTCCCTACAGAGTCCAAGATGGAAAAATCGAAGTTTTGCTAATCACAACCCGTAACTATCAACGCTGGGTGGTTCCGAAAGGGGGTATCTCTAATGGTATGAGTCCTCCCAATTCAGCTGCAAAAGAAGCGTGGGAAGAAGCTGGGATCGTTGGACAAGTAGACACTCATGAATTAGGAAGTTATAAATATCGTAAACGAGGTAAGAGTTACCAAGTCAAGATGTATTTGTTGCCAGTACAAGAGGTGAGTGAAGATTATCCAGAAGTAGGTCAAAGACAACGGCAGTGGTTAGATGTGAATAAAGCCATCAAGCGGGTTAAGTTAACTTCACTTAAACGAATTCTTAGGCAGTGTCTCAAAAATAAATCACGCTTAAGTGTATTGACATATTACTCAAATTAA
- a CDS encoding pyridoxine 5'-phosphate synthase yields MTQLSVNVNKVALLRNARNIGRPSVISAVETCIRAGAHGITVHPRPDERHIKFSDVYELAEILTVEFNIEGNPLHSKFMEIVRDVKPTQCTLVPDAPEAFTSDHGWDLTQDNKNLVTVIQELKELGIRVSLFVDPNPFQIQLAKEIGADRVEIYTEPYAAAFSVGREDSIFEQYVIAAQKAREVGLGVNAGHDLNLQNLRKFCSIPEILEVSIGHALIADALDLGLFNAVKEYLKVLSQTQSVD; encoded by the coding sequence ATGACTCAGCTAAGTGTAAATGTAAATAAAGTTGCTCTACTTAGAAATGCCCGAAATATTGGACGACCGAGTGTTATTTCTGCTGTAGAAACATGTATTAGAGCAGGCGCACATGGCATTACGGTGCATCCACGTCCAGATGAACGACATATTAAATTTTCAGATGTATATGAGCTTGCTGAAATACTGACGGTTGAATTTAATATTGAGGGGAACCCTTTACATTCTAAGTTTATGGAAATTGTCCGGGATGTCAAGCCAACGCAGTGTACTCTAGTTCCTGATGCTCCCGAAGCTTTTACATCAGACCATGGATGGGATTTAACTCAAGACAACAAAAATCTTGTGACTGTAATTCAAGAGCTTAAAGAACTGGGTATCCGGGTGAGCCTATTTGTAGATCCAAATCCATTTCAAATTCAGCTAGCGAAAGAGATTGGTGCAGATCGAGTTGAGATTTACACAGAACCTTATGCAGCTGCATTCTCAGTAGGTCGCGAAGATTCTATCTTTGAACAATATGTAATTGCTGCTCAAAAAGCTCGTGAAGTTGGGTTAGGTGTCAATGCTGGTCACGATCTAAATCTACAGAATTTAAGAAAATTTTGCTCTATTCCTGAAATCCTTGAGGTTTCTATTGGTCATGCACTTATAGCAGATGCGCTAGACTTAGGACTATTTAATGCTGTGAAGGAATACCTCAAAGTTCTTTCTCAGACCCAATCAGTAGATTAA
- a CDS encoding O-methyltransferase translates to MAQEQWSAVDRYITNLLVPPDPVLDAVLQACTAAGLTPHNVSPNQGKLLLLLAQVQKARTILEIGTLGAYSTIWLARALPSNGLLITLEANPKHAEVARANIARANLNDIVELRLGRALDLLPSLATEGRDPFDLIFIDADKPSNPDYFAWALKLSRRGSLIIADNVIRNGAVIDAASADPSVQGIRRFNELLAESPHVSATAIQTVGSKGYDGFAIAIVC, encoded by the coding sequence ATGGCACAGGAACAATGGAGCGCAGTTGACCGCTATATTACCAATCTACTTGTGCCGCCCGATCCCGTGTTGGATGCAGTACTCCAAGCCTGCACAGCAGCAGGTCTAACACCTCACAACGTTTCACCAAACCAAGGTAAGTTACTACTGTTGTTGGCGCAAGTTCAGAAAGCACGCACTATCCTAGAGATTGGTACTCTAGGTGCTTACAGTACGATTTGGCTTGCACGAGCGTTACCTTCTAACGGTCTTCTGATAACATTGGAAGCTAACCCAAAGCACGCTGAAGTTGCACGCGCTAACATCGCACGCGCCAATTTGAATGACATCGTTGAGTTACGCCTCGGACGAGCGCTGGATCTTCTGCCTTCTCTCGCGACTGAAGGGCGCGATCCATTTGACCTAATCTTTATCGACGCCGATAAGCCAAGCAATCCAGATTACTTCGCATGGGCGCTTAAGCTCTCCCGTCGCGGTAGCTTGATTATCGCTGATAATGTTATCCGCAATGGAGCAGTCATTGATGCTGCTAGTGCCGATCCTAGCGTTCAGGGAATACGTCGCTTTAACGAGCTACTAGCAGAGTCACCACACGTAAGTGCTACAGCGATTCAGACTGTAGGTAGTAAAGGATATGATGGCTTTGCGATCGCGATAGTTTGTTAA
- a CDS encoding MFS transporter: MSAKEQSKLANLCLVGFLARASYALARTPVLALFAASLGAEPEAIGFAVAISTVTGIFFKMPAGVVSDVVGKTRTLFVGLLVFALVPFAYLLVSSYQALVVVRFLHGFATAIYGPVAMAVVVSIAKDRRAEMLSWFSSVTIIGNLIGAPLGGFLLTQLAGGGTPSLVHFHIIYGVVAALGTASLAIALLVLKDQWEEPKLEATRTLGAVYQKFRKGIREILMDRRVLLSSNMEGVQNLSVGALEAFLPIYAVKICGFSAFQAGMLWGVQILVTTFSKPLMGRLSDRRGRLPLIFRGMFACAIPFALIPWFQNYAVLLFLAAVFGIGEAIVTSGAAALVADFCSESNLGSAMGTFGTIFDVGHAAGPLLAGLLISWTGGEDFRLSFALISGLLIAAAVVFRIGVRDEPARG; this comes from the coding sequence ATGAGTGCAAAAGAGCAGTCCAAGCTCGCCAATCTTTGTCTGGTCGGGTTTCTGGCTCGTGCCTCTTACGCCCTAGCGCGTACTCCCGTCTTGGCATTGTTTGCCGCCAGTTTGGGAGCAGAACCAGAGGCAATCGGTTTTGCTGTCGCCATCTCCACAGTCACAGGCATCTTCTTTAAGATGCCTGCAGGAGTTGTTTCAGATGTGGTGGGCAAAACGCGGACGCTTTTCGTGGGACTTTTAGTATTTGCCCTAGTGCCTTTTGCTTATTTGCTGGTTTCTTCGTATCAAGCTTTGGTGGTAGTGCGATTCCTGCATGGTTTTGCTACAGCAATTTATGGACCTGTGGCGATGGCTGTAGTCGTTAGCATTGCCAAAGACAGACGAGCAGAAATGCTGTCGTGGTTCTCATCTGTCACCATCATAGGTAATCTGATTGGAGCGCCGTTGGGTGGGTTTTTGCTAACTCAGTTAGCAGGCGGTGGGACACCAAGCCTTGTCCACTTCCACATCATCTATGGTGTGGTCGCAGCCTTAGGGACAGCTTCGTTGGCGATCGCTTTGTTGGTACTAAAAGACCAATGGGAAGAACCAAAGCTTGAAGCAACCCGCACACTAGGCGCAGTTTATCAGAAATTCCGCAAGGGTATCCGGGAAATCTTGATGGACAGACGGGTGCTGCTTTCCAGCAATATGGAAGGAGTGCAAAACCTTTCAGTGGGAGCTTTAGAAGCTTTTTTACCCATCTATGCTGTCAAGATTTGCGGATTTAGTGCATTTCAGGCAGGGATGCTTTGGGGCGTACAAATTCTGGTGACAACCTTTTCTAAACCATTAATGGGCAGGTTGTCAGACCGTCGTGGGCGATTACCTCTAATATTTCGAGGAATGTTTGCCTGTGCAATCCCCTTTGCCCTGATACCCTGGTTTCAAAACTATGCGGTTTTGCTGTTTTTAGCGGCAGTATTCGGCATTGGAGAGGCAATTGTCACTTCAGGAGCCGCAGCACTGGTAGCAGATTTTTGCAGTGAAAGTAACTTAGGTTCGGCAATGGGTACATTTGGAACAATCTTTGATGTAGGGCACGCAGCTGGTCCCTTATTAGCGGGTTTATTAATTAGTTGGACGGGCGGTGAGGATTTTCGTCTTTCGTTTGCCTTGATATCAGGACTTTTAATTGCCGCAGCAGTCGTTTTTCGGATTGGTGTCAGGGATGAACCAGCAAGAGGCTAA
- a CDS encoding DUF7219 family protein has product MEHSDCKDKNSFLYPRVRYYGPIKPENLIFNANLQEFAQKVSIITSLETSGKLSNVEAYHQIEALWKQLKHSKKELGIGNETPSLKELPPDVT; this is encoded by the coding sequence ATGGAACACTCCGATTGCAAAGACAAAAACAGTTTTCTTTATCCTCGGGTACGCTATTACGGTCCCATAAAGCCTGAAAATTTAATATTTAACGCTAATCTTCAAGAATTTGCTCAAAAAGTTAGCATTATTACTAGTTTAGAAACATCTGGGAAACTTTCAAACGTAGAAGCTTACCACCAAATTGAAGCACTATGGAAACAGTTAAAACATAGTAAAAAGGAACTGGGAATTGGCAACGAAACGCCAAGTTTAAAGGAACTTCCACCAGATGTGACCTAA